The Stegostoma tigrinum isolate sSteTig4 chromosome 41, sSteTig4.hap1, whole genome shotgun sequence genome has a window encoding:
- the LOC125448581 gene encoding neuropeptides capa receptor-like isoform X2, producing MCFGLFKQFTIPSLLFLVSLVSFCVYLVNIVTIVILSQGKCGLSRWITCYLVAMSVADLFVIILDLMLRHIPIVFKRQFIFLRSVPLCNIHAVLLHAAIDCSVWFTVAFTFDRFVLLCCRKLKCKYCTERTASVILVSMTVLSGLKNIFWYFMFSGLYRLQKEPWFCYTSPGVQLSLVWGSIEFVHYILTPVIPFVLILLLNALTAKHILMKSKVRKRLHTQSNVRNVRDAEMENRRRSIILLFLISANFILLWSTLLISTLWQRMFLLGYDVWLNRYWRDIGFMLQLLSCCTNTCIYVVTQKLFRKHLKNILLYLFTLKVQAIQ from the coding sequence TTAACATTGTGACGATTGTCATCCTGTCTCAGGgaaagtgtggtctctccagaTGGATTACTTGTTACCTGGTGGCCATGTCAGTAGCAGATTTATTCGTTATTATCCTAGACCTGATGTTGAGACATATTCCAATTGTTTTTAAGAGACAGTTTATTTTCCTTCGGTCTGTCCCTTTGTGCAATATCCATGCTGTCCTGCTGCATGCAGCAATTGATTGTTCCGTCTGGTTCACTgttgctttcacctttgatcgttTTGTCTTGCTTTGTTGCAGAAAGCTGAAATGTAAATACTGTACTGAGAGAACAGCATCTGTAATCCTCGTCTCAATGACTGTTTTGAGTGGTTTGAAgaatattttctggtattttatgttttcaGGTTTGTATCGGCTTCAAAAAGAACCCTGGTTTTGTTACACATCGCCAGGTGTTCAGTTGTCTTTAGTCTGGGGCTCCATCGAGTTTGTTCATTACATACTTACCCCAGTTATCCCATTTGTCCTTATTCTGCTGCTGAATGCATTgacagcaaaacacattttaatgAAATCCAAAGTCCGCAAGAGACTTCACACTCAGAGCAATGTAAGGAATGTCAGAGACGCAGAGATGGAGAACAGAAGACGATCCATAATTTTACTCTTCTTAATCTCTGCTAATTTTATCCTACTTTGGTCAACGTTGTTGATTTCTACATTATGGCAGCGGATGTTTTTATTGGGGTATGATGTATGGCTGAATCGATATTGGCGAGACAttggcttcatgctgcagcttcTGAGCTGTTGCACAAATACTTGTATCTATGTTGTGACACAGAAATTATTTAGAAAGCATTTGAAGAACATTCTACTTTATTTATTCACTCTAAAAGTCCAAGCCATCCAATGA